Genomic DNA from Epinephelus fuscoguttatus linkage group LG14, E.fuscoguttatus.final_Chr_v1:
ttttactgttgctGTCAATAGGCAAGTTTTTTTCACAAATTGAACGTAACATAGGATGAATAATCGATATACAAATGATCCTTTTAGAGGCTAAAGTATTCCTTCAAGCAATAAAATGTCGTTTTGTAATTTGAGTATATTGAACCTTTGTCTCTGGGTTTTTCAGGGTATCAGCTCTTATTCCCAGTTTGACCCAACAACCAAGCAGGAGCCTTACGTATATCAGTCTGAAGAAGGGGAAGAGGAAGAGTGTGAAATCTGTGACAGAGAGGTTCATGAGGCTGCATTGCGGCCTCTGGATCAGACGCAAGGTACGAGTCTTTTACTGTAAAACTGCCAAAATCACTGATTTCAACACACACAGGGTTGCCAATCTGAGTTCTTGTTTTTGGGTGTGAACAGGCTGGCTACAAGAAGAAACTGTGGAAGAAGAAACCTGCCAGACGAAAGCGCCTGAGGGAGCACGTATTCTGTAACAAAACACAGAGCATGCTTTTGGATAAAATGACAACCTCTTTTTGGAAAAGGAGGAACTGGTATGTTAATGATCCTTACCTGAAGTACCACAATCGGGTCAACCTCAAACTGTAATCTGCCAATTCATGTAGTGACATCTTCATAATGTTATAATGTTGTATATGTAATAAAATCATATCTTAGTTGAACATGTgctttacatttttcttttaagatAGCAAGACAAACAAAGATCAACACACAAAGTTTTGCTTCATATTTAATGGCTGTAAATCGATTTAAACAGAAATATTTAACCTAGTAGAACGATAAATTGACAGCCATGGAccatcatgtcatcatttcactgctttttgctttttgttcaGGTTGAAATTTAAGTAATTTGACATTCTGGCCTGCCAGAACAAAATTGCTTAGGATAATTTAAGTGGTTTTTAGTCATGAATAAAGTCAAAGTGGTTAATTTATCTGTAAATAAgacattatttatatatatatatttaaagccAACATGGATAACATTTCATATTCTTTctacaaagcaacaaaaaaatgacaacataatTCATCGTTTACCAGCAAGGCATCCGAACAAAATCATTCAAGAAATCCAATTTTCATACAAATCATAACAAACATCATGCAATGATGAGTTCATCAGTCTACGCACAAGTATACAAATCTGCTACTtagcaacatgtttttttttctccattttactTTGCATGAATTTTAACAGAAGGAAATCACCTCCAGCACTAACACTGATACTACTAACGCTGAACACACATACTCTGatttttcctgtttcttttttttctcaccattTATCCAGTAAAAGGACATTTCATGTGCATAACAAGTGTATCTACAACATCAGAGTGATGGACGTGTAAACAGAACAGTTGTACCTGAGAAGCTTTTGTTTCAAACTTCAGACCACCCTAAATGATACAGATACAGTGATGGAAATTATAAGTCTACAGCAGGAGTCCAcctgtcaacaaccaacacagtGATACTTTGTGTAAAATGTCGCTATGATTCAGGCTCAGTGAATTAAGTACAGGATGGAAACATACAGTGTATCACCATGCAATATTAACTTAGATTTAAGTTTGTAAACCTGCAAACCGACAAACTCCCTCTAATGAATTCCTAAAAAAAAGTAGAAGGTAAGATCGTTGGGTTTAGTGTTGCTCAGTTAACAGCAGAGCACTACACAGTGATTTCAAACATGGAAAAAGAACCATGTTTAGATACAGTAAGTATTTATTCATGTTATAGTCTATCTCTGCTACAGCTGAAAAGTaacatacaccgatcagccgcaacattaaaaccactgacaggtgaagtgaataacattagTTATTTTGTCAcggtgcaatgttctgctgggaaaccttgggtcctggcattcaagCGGATGCAACTTGACATACACCgaaacaccagtgcagaccaaGTGTACCCTGTCAAGGAAACTTTACCCCCCAATGGCAGTGacccccagcaggacagtgtgtcatgccacactgcaaacattgctcaggaatgacccgagggatgtgacaaagagctcaaggcatcaacctagctttcaaattccccagatcccagtcTGATCGATCATCTGTGGGATATGCCGGTACCCCACCTggcaacccacaggactcaaggGATCAGACCATGTCCCGACTGGTCAGAGGTCCCACAgtggatcagacttggctctgacctatCGAGGCATGGACATAGGACCTCTGGAGCACTGGCATGTCCCTTGAGTGCTCGATCAGGTCAGGATCTGGGGAATCTGAAGGCTAGGTCGACGCCtcgagctctttgtcacattccttcaGCACTGCCATCTGCGTTTGGCATTGCCATGTGGGAGTATACTTcatctgcaacggtgtttgggtGAGTTGTGAATGTCAAGTTGCATCCACATGAACACCAGGACTCAGTTTCCCAGCacaacattgcattgtaatgagATGATAACTgctattcacttcacctgtcagtggttttaatgttgtgccTGATCGGCCTCAAATTGCCAAATAAATTGTCaattaaatgacaaaacatgCTCACAAACTGAACAGTAGATTGTCAAAAACAGTCTGCTCCATTGAGGAAAACTCTTGCAGTAGTGatttcatttttctgtgttgCGAAAGCTATGACTTGTCACACAAGTAATTATTTCTTTACCACAGAAGAACAGAGCAATAACAATAAAGTTATTATAGTTGATAATATTCAGCTACTAATTTAATCTGATTTTTGGCCATTTCAGAGTACTGAGGGCAGTAATTTCATATTCTAAACATAGTGCAAAATGATTGTTTAATGAGAACATATTTGTGTAATAAATTCTTATGTGTGGAGACATTTTAGATTTCTGCTATGTCTTTCTTTAAGGCTTTAATAGAGAGGTAAATAACAGAATATTGTCTGCCACTGCTGTCTGACTCTTCATGATCACAAAAGGCAGGTTGTCTCATCTAAGAATATGTTTTTAGGTGATTTCTGAATACCTTAATATGATAATCAGTGCAGATTCAGCTACTCACAGATATTTCTCCAGAGGAGATTAAATGGGGGTAAAAACAGCAACGCCTTTTCTTTTGATCCTTGGCTTTTCACACATTCTctaacagtgacagtgacagtacATTCTGTTGAATAACAGTGGACTAATGACTGGGAAGACACGCATGCGATTGCCTACCCCAACCTGatatataaaaacaatcaaatcagaatgatgaagaacacacaaactgtacataaatacatattcaATAATCCACTAACTCAATGTGTCTATCAGCATGGagcccattcattcatttgtacTATCTCAGTGTCACAAACCtcactgtttttaaatcatgagCCATGAgatactgtgtatatatagagggGTCATCATAGGTCACTTTGGTAATACCTTATTCCAAAGCAAGGCTGCTTCAGTCATGTAGCTTTTGgccattcagtgttttcacttctTGCAGCAAAGGCAGCTGGAGGAGTCTTTAGGACAGTTTCACATGGCTTCATTGTTTGAAGAAAGAGCACTCCTGGATCTTGTGAGAGGCCTTAAGACTTTAAGAGGAGGCTAGAAGGGAGGACAGATGAGGATAAAAGCAAAAAGGGACATGGAGTTTAGTCAGCTAATAGCTACAACAAGTTGCACATTATTTAAAGGAGACCTcgtgttattttatatttttcttattgtcaacaaatcccaggGTCCAAAGACCAAAATTAACAAGTCTGTCTCTGAAGACTAGCTGACCTCCACATGCTGTCTGTGAATTAAGTGTCTGTGTCCAAAACCCGCCGGTTCCTACTGAAGACATATATTGTGAATTATTGTGTAGTTAAGTCACTATAGCAACATAAATTGGTACTGAAAATACCATAAATAAATGATGGAATTATAACTGTTGATGATTGAAGTACATCCAAGGGTCAGTCTATTGACTCTGACTCTCTGAGGGAGGAGTTGAAAAGCTATGAAGTTGCTGGGCATTGTAGTTTTTTGGAAATATTGTTAAAACGGGAGTGACTAGTATTTGtcagggactattttcagctgtggaatGATACATATTTGGTCCTCCACTGAATATCGATGATAGCAACATCCTCTATGTAGGTCTGATATGAATTACAGTGCACATGTTAATTGTGATGACgtaacatgtcacccagtgcgaCAGTGTGgcttactgatgtgtttttagtaGTCTTTGGACAACAAGATGTCTTTGGCACCAAGGAATAAACTATACCAGGCTTTGGCCACACAGACAATACCTATCAAAATGATCAATTAattgttggttttgtttattttttattgggATTTGTTGaccatcagaaaaaaataataatatgcaGGTGTGTCCTTCACTATCACCATGCCAAACAAACTGATATTAGATGTTGAAatacactaaaaaacacccattcATTCCAGGGACTGATTATCCACAAAGATCACATCAAAAGTACAAGTTATTATGAGGGGTGAAATACGCTGTAAGGTGATCCATGTCAATCCGTCAGCCAT
This window encodes:
- the mrpl35 gene encoding 39S ribosomal protein L35, mitochondrial; the protein is MAAALARRMSGLLRPLSASLCAKTPQVCQLSTLIQPPPLYGSTAAAVCAPLRAAVCQTPRYNILQRVSALIPSLTQQPSRSLTYISLKKGKRKSVKSVTERFMRLHCGLWIRRKAGYKKKLWKKKPARRKRLREHVFCNKTQSMLLDKMTTSFWKRRNWYVNDPYLKYHNRVNLKL